A stretch of the Capsicum annuum cultivar UCD-10X-F1 chromosome 8, UCD10Xv1.1, whole genome shotgun sequence genome encodes the following:
- the LOC107879935 gene encoding uncharacterized protein LOC107879935, producing MAIQLENLVESIKSKVRKLKKSKKPYIKMDKSSSVRVEIRSRKARKLIDKTLQAADRPGKSSLS from the coding sequence ATGGCGATACAATTGGAGAATTTGGTAGAATCGATAAAATCAAAGGTGAGGAAATTGAAGAAATCGAAGAAACCGTACATCAAAATGGACAAAAGCTCCAGCGTTAGAGTGGAGATTCGCAGCAGAAAGGCACGTAAACTCATCGATAAGACTCTCCAAGCTGCTGATCGTCCTGGCAAGAGTAGTCTCTCTTAG